From Butyricimonas paravirosa, one genomic window encodes:
- a CDS encoding DUF4843 domain-containing protein, whose protein sequence is MKRYRLFILLVVVLSSFLGSCDEQDVIRYENDPRIYFYKGIVYDNVARTSYTQSDSVKRSFFVLPDTQMWDTVWVDIRTMGFPTDYERPMKIVQTNVGEPFAAVEGKHYIGFDDERVKEQVSIAAGQVKRMLPVIFYRDPSLEKDSVRLEIEIQSNEYFSVGMDTLSHFMVEMTAKPSKPRLWNSVFSYIFGDWGAKKMWFIMRYVGFTDFENRISDYAYQTYLRGRAAEALAEYNADERNEDRPLREADGTLVKFLDK, encoded by the coding sequence ATGAAAAGATATAGGTTATTTATATTGTTGGTTGTGGTTTTGAGTTCGTTTTTAGGTAGTTGTGACGAACAGGATGTAATACGTTACGAAAATGATCCGCGAATCTATTTTTACAAGGGGATCGTGTATGATAACGTGGCCAGAACTTCTTACACGCAGTCGGATAGTGTAAAACGGTCTTTTTTCGTGTTACCGGATACACAAATGTGGGATACCGTTTGGGTTGATATCCGAACTATGGGATTCCCAACAGACTACGAGCGTCCGATGAAGATCGTGCAAACGAACGTCGGGGAGCCTTTTGCAGCTGTTGAGGGAAAGCACTATATTGGTTTTGATGATGAGCGGGTGAAGGAACAAGTGTCGATAGCTGCCGGGCAAGTGAAGAGAATGTTACCCGTGATTTTCTATCGTGATCCATCGTTAGAAAAAGATAGTGTGCGCTTGGAAATTGAGATTCAGTCGAACGAGTATTTTAGTGTGGGAATGGATACGTTGTCGCATTTTATGGTGGAAATGACTGCTAAGCCGTCGAAACCAAGATTATGGAATAGTGTTTTTTCATATATATTTGGTGATTGGGGGGCAAAAAAAATGTGGTTTATTATGCGGTATGTCGGATTCACTGATTTCGAGAATCGAATTAGTGATTATGCTTATCAAACCTATTTACGGGGCCGGGCTGCCGAGGCTTTAGCGGAATATAATGCGGACGAGCGGAATGAGGATCGTCCATTGAGAGAGGCTGATGGTACTTTAGTGAAATTTTTGGATAAATAA
- a CDS encoding RagB/SusD family nutrient uptake outer membrane protein — translation MRNIILSVFLFALMGCNNWLDVNPRTEMKEDELLSSEDGYKSALTGVYIQLSLAPLYGCNTSFYFPEMLARTWTIPSSSRSLVDYYLGRWDYKQKDVESLIEKIWKGYYTCIAHLNEILKTVDKDQNLFQNGNYELIKGEALGLRGFLHLELLRMFGPIPGETAANQLAIPYVEELTKDPNKLLTLTYSEVITKIIKDLDEAEQYLKEDPIMAEEDPTDEWQKNRGYRFNYYAVKAAKARYYRWIGNAPKAAQYAQEVIDSKKFALATENDYSSSGGLVMLKEHLFGVHSQNHQSIIEPYFSGSDPLLTQSTNYIQTAYENITGDIRNVTNRYWQSKQSPDYWWITVNYFLKYMDGSDFESPNTIPVLRLAEMYLILTESASQDVAKPYFYQYLIARNVTLSWVDDVADSEKLKARLEKEYRKEFWGEGQMWFWYKRWNYEKFTWPSSFTVPQDGYLIPIPQSQTMFD, via the coding sequence ATGAGAAATATAATTTTGAGCGTGTTTTTGTTTGCCCTTATGGGATGCAATAACTGGTTGGATGTGAATCCTCGCACGGAAATGAAAGAGGATGAGTTGCTGAGTAGTGAGGATGGGTATAAGAGCGCCTTAACCGGTGTTTATATCCAATTGTCTTTAGCTCCGTTGTATGGATGTAATACAAGTTTTTATTTTCCGGAGATGTTGGCTCGTACGTGGACGATTCCTTCGAGTAGTAGGTCGTTGGTTGACTATTATTTGGGAAGATGGGATTATAAACAGAAGGATGTGGAGTCTTTAATTGAGAAGATATGGAAAGGTTATTATACTTGTATTGCGCATTTGAATGAAATTTTGAAAACGGTGGATAAGGATCAGAATCTCTTTCAAAATGGTAATTATGAATTGATCAAAGGGGAAGCTTTGGGATTACGCGGTTTCTTGCATTTGGAATTGTTACGTATGTTTGGTCCCATCCCGGGAGAGACGGCAGCTAATCAGTTGGCCATCCCTTACGTGGAAGAGTTGACCAAGGACCCGAATAAATTGCTGACGCTGACATATAGCGAGGTGATTACCAAGATTATTAAGGATTTGGATGAGGCAGAACAATATTTGAAGGAAGATCCGATTATGGCAGAAGAAGATCCGACTGACGAATGGCAGAAAAACAGAGGTTATCGATTTAATTATTATGCGGTGAAAGCAGCGAAAGCTCGTTACTATCGGTGGATTGGAAACGCTCCGAAAGCAGCCCAATATGCTCAAGAGGTCATTGATAGTAAAAAATTTGCGTTAGCTACCGAGAATGATTATTCTTCTTCAGGAGGGTTGGTGATGTTGAAAGAGCATCTCTTTGGAGTACATAGCCAGAATCACCAGAGTATCATAGAACCTTATTTTAGTGGATCAGATCCTTTGTTAACTCAATCAACTAATTATATACAAACGGCTTACGAGAATATTACGGGAGATATTCGTAATGTTACCAATCGTTATTGGCAGAGTAAACAGAGTCCGGATTACTGGTGGATTACGGTTAACTATTTTTTGAAATATATGGATGGGAGTGATTTTGAGTCACCTAATACGATACCCGTATTGAGATTAGCCGAGATGTATTTGATCTTGACAGAGAGTGCCAGTCAGGATGTGGCAAAGCCTTATTTTTATCAGTATTTGATTGCGCGTAACGTGACTCTTTCGTGGGTGGATGATGTGGCAGATTCTGAAAAGTTGAAAGCACGCTTAGAGAAGGAGTATAGGAAAGAGTTTTGGGGAGAGGGGCAGATGTGGTTTTGGTACAAACGTTGGAATTATGAGAAATTTACTTGGCCTTCATCGTTTACTGTGCCACAAGACGGTTATTTGATTCCGATTCCACAGAGTCAAACGATGTTTGATTAA
- a CDS encoding PKD-like family lipoprotein — protein sequence MRMRNKLWILGVLILMITTSCYDDKGNYSYQDPNSVLPLEIDGLPKDTSFMLFSEIELTPKISGIENEDDFQFTWYTYQLYASGFIPQRDTLATTKDLSFTMEYPAGNQYQLVFEAKEKKTGLAVQKKILMRVTSEYSKGWFILEDENGMTDMDFIQEDGTVQENLLTERLGERMKGEAVKLVYMNGRYTDEEVAEDGTVTVLESLQALHILTTQDMKTLNPGNLSVFKNFDEEFYNVPSVAAPQNMDASGGDMVLINAGRLHSLYGMSSNVGKFGVGKTGPGELASDMLFHAYAYTYVMLFSRETKSFVMGGSSSESDKVEEFLPEDGGKVGESTSNMDKDLICMLQRTWASSVTKGWALMKGINDPEKFYLADIAFNGQSYPFVDFDEISSERGICHADVYGAHQNNSIYFAKGNVLSYYQKNASDRESLEELFYEFPVGETIAFIQQTELLKKNEESGEEESDFSNLIVLTNSASGWKLYSCPLEGDGLSPTLVPNKQPVVIAAGKGYARFALPMQ from the coding sequence ATGAGAATGAGAAATAAACTATGGATATTAGGAGTATTGATTTTGATGATCACTACTTCATGTTATGATGATAAGGGAAATTATTCTTATCAAGATCCGAACAGCGTGTTGCCGCTTGAAATTGACGGATTACCGAAAGATACTTCTTTTATGTTGTTCTCGGAAATTGAGCTGACGCCGAAAATTTCGGGAATTGAAAATGAGGATGATTTTCAGTTTACATGGTACACTTATCAATTGTATGCTTCCGGATTCATACCTCAAAGGGATACATTAGCAACAACTAAAGATTTATCTTTCACGATGGAATATCCTGCGGGGAATCAATATCAATTGGTTTTTGAGGCAAAGGAGAAAAAAACGGGGCTTGCCGTACAAAAGAAAATCCTCATGCGTGTTACCTCAGAGTATAGCAAAGGATGGTTTATTTTAGAGGATGAGAATGGAATGACAGATATGGATTTTATTCAAGAGGATGGTACGGTACAGGAGAATCTTTTAACAGAAAGATTAGGGGAAAGAATGAAGGGAGAGGCTGTGAAATTAGTGTACATGAATGGTAGATACACGGATGAAGAGGTGGCAGAGGATGGGACCGTTACAGTTTTAGAAAGTTTGCAAGCTCTTCATATTTTGACAACACAAGATATGAAAACATTAAATCCGGGAAATTTGTCTGTGTTCAAAAATTTTGACGAGGAGTTTTATAATGTTCCTTCGGTTGCGGCTCCTCAAAATATGGATGCCTCTGGCGGGGATATGGTTCTGATAAATGCGGGGCGTTTACATTCACTTTATGGAATGTCTAGTAATGTAGGAAAATTTGGTGTCGGTAAAACAGGACCTGGAGAGTTGGCGTCCGATATGTTATTTCATGCTTATGCATACACTTATGTAATGCTTTTTAGTCGGGAAACTAAAAGTTTTGTGATGGGTGGATCAAGCTCTGAAAGTGACAAAGTCGAGGAATTCTTGCCGGAAGATGGTGGTAAAGTTGGTGAATCGACTTCCAATATGGATAAGGATTTAATTTGTATGTTACAACGTACTTGGGCTAGTTCTGTTACAAAAGGTTGGGCGTTAATGAAGGGAATTAATGATCCGGAAAAATTCTATCTTGCGGATATTGCTTTTAATGGACAATCCTATCCTTTCGTGGATTTTGATGAGATTTCTTCAGAACGAGGCATTTGCCATGCTGATGTATATGGTGCGCATCAGAATAATTCGATTTATTTTGCGAAAGGTAATGTATTGTCTTATTACCAGAAGAATGCGTCGGATCGGGAATCGTTGGAAGAACTTTTTTACGAGTTCCCGGTAGGGGAAACAATTGCTTTTATACAGCAAACGGAATTACTAAAGAAGAATGAAGAGAGTGGTGAAGAGGAAAGCGATTTTTCGAATTTGATCGTATTAACGAATAGCGCTTCCGGTTGGAAATTGTATAGTTGTCCTTTGGAGGGAGACGGTCTTTCTCCTACATTGGTGCCGAATAAACAACCTGTTGTCATTGCTGCTGGTAAAGGATATGCTCGATTTGCATTACCGATGCAATAG
- a CDS encoding efflux RND transporter periplasmic adaptor subunit has product MNKTVFSVLKWTSVSGVLLVAMSCRRATPGLEISQLVKTAEVQKYDGECSTTYPGKIKAASDVQLAFRVAGPILRFNAEVGEFVKKGKVLAEIDPRDYRLQYEATKAEYTQVTEESDRVIELYHRKSVPVNDYDKAVAAKQRIASLYHANLNALNDTKLKAPFDGYVQKKFFDAHEIVNTGTPVLSMINNDYYEVNIDIPSSDFIRRESFKEFYCEADVFPGVKIPLELLDITQQANYNQLFRVRFRMKPDEKLNLAAGMSVSVTIRFEPGQEGLSIIPVSSLFQKEDQSYVWVYDTTQTTVRMNPVKVIELDKDGQVIVESDLASGTRIVSAGVNGLKEGQKVRLLPPVSSSNVGKLL; this is encoded by the coding sequence ATGAATAAGACAGTGTTTTCGGTATTGAAGTGGACTTCTGTTTCGGGAGTTTTGCTTGTTGCGATGTCTTGTCGGAGGGCTACTCCGGGCTTGGAGATTTCGCAATTGGTGAAGACGGCAGAGGTGCAGAAGTATGATGGGGAGTGTAGTACGACCTATCCCGGGAAGATCAAGGCGGCTTCAGATGTGCAGTTGGCGTTCCGGGTGGCGGGACCTATTCTACGTTTCAACGCTGAAGTGGGGGAGTTCGTGAAGAAAGGGAAAGTGTTGGCGGAGATTGATCCGAGAGATTACAGATTGCAGTACGAGGCGACAAAAGCGGAGTACACGCAGGTGACGGAGGAATCGGATCGGGTGATCGAGTTGTATCACCGGAAAAGTGTTCCCGTGAATGATTACGACAAGGCCGTGGCGGCAAAGCAGCGGATTGCCTCTTTGTATCACGCGAATCTGAATGCGTTGAACGATACGAAGTTGAAGGCTCCTTTCGACGGGTATGTCCAGAAGAAGTTTTTTGACGCTCACGAGATCGTGAATACCGGGACTCCCGTGTTGTCGATGATTAATAATGATTACTACGAGGTAAATATTGATATTCCGTCCAGTGATTTTATTCGCCGGGAGAGCTTTAAGGAGTTTTATTGCGAGGCAGATGTCTTTCCAGGTGTAAAGATTCCCTTGGAGTTGCTGGATATAACACAACAAGCAAATTATAATCAACTTTTCCGGGTGCGCTTCCGGATGAAACCGGATGAGAAATTGAATCTGGCGGCAGGCATGAGTGTCAGCGTGACCATTCGTTTCGAGCCGGGCCAGGAGGGACTATCTATTATCCCGGTCTCTTCTTTATTTCAAAAAGAGGACCAATCATACGTGTGGGTGTATGATACAACCCAAACAACCGTGAGGATGAATCCCGTGAAAGTTATCGAACTGGATAAAGACGGGCAAGTCATCGTGGAATCGGATCTGGCCTCGGGTACAAGGATTGTTTCTGCCGGGGTGAACGGTTTGAAGGAAGGGCAAAAAGTCCGTTTACTACCTCCCGTGTCCTCTTCTAATGTCGGCAAGTTATTATAG
- a CDS encoding ABC transporter permease/M1 family aminopeptidase produces the protein MDIHNLKTVACYNSRLLLRSWMFRLFLLLLFLIVILYQVLAQTNIFYGVNSGLVTLSSYLPHENAYLFTILQIVPLIFLAGSFLGKERKMDSMDTVYYRPESNADYVVGMMLGFTKTFMTMAGISLVIGMLLHIFASESPFNFWLYPFYWFTMIFPALVFALGFSFFIHTWVRHRGLSILILLVVFGVFLFQLGKVREGLFDPFGLSLPNAFSEVTGHPGMPLYLMQRVCWLFVGMGFAGLAVLMFQRLPNRPVNRKRVMIVAVGCLVLGVLFGGVVYMARENVKNIRELYAETYNKYQKFPKGNVVSNTLEVEQKGNVLSGKSTLLVKNQGDQELSEIILYLNPALVVSAIKEGETGVAFERENQVIRVARKLLPGEEVELTVEYSGGIDERVCYLDVDFDKLFQLQPIPGHSSTAGKRFAFVGDDFTVLTPECLWYPVARPSVNPASPYDVLPDFTSYSLQVSSTDGRTVIAPGKRETKEGRVCFTGDIPLPGMGLCIGNFEKYDLVVDSTLYELYLFAGHGKLLRGFEEIRDSIPAIIRDARYNVEEQMGITYPYSQLTLVETPVSFSGFARPNKGGSEMAQPGMLFLPERGIGMWNDYKAEVAFRKRMMPEISSFYSSTEDMLSSDLTRSLSSMFLNEYRYNVNQASLLLYSVVSPSLLWRSGVASTSVGNLYTISPMFYEQTMALHSAEYPAINSILTDALKKSNMFFISYSETDQVERFAGRSVGDLFRDRLDNPYETATFLHERTSELLRLLSVKDVPMEQIVAFLAKFIRENRFRQVEFDDMNREFIQEFGVDWMDVLPKWYENRKVPVFFVRDFKVENIASPEDEGSSLSEFSFSGDFIIRDQANRRSLVSVSVFNDSDVDGVVSFEARDMIFSGTSSRRQSERGEKVVTRNFLIEAGTGKQIAVVMKGITSTFTTNVSSNLPIKFFVRGMTNISRTTDSTEYVKDLDRSYFMPAPGEIIVDNEDENFKLISPSSRKRLRNLISPLSESKYEMGSTLMIREGVEVVPRHMISSEAYGLNKLTHAFMLQGSKAKMEWTARVEREGEYEILAYIPPKVFAHRIEEQEKGVRGSGIFTVSAVSVTETEPEEVKQYYIVDVGGEKQEVSVDIKEHVGWVSLGLFQLPVGECKIVLTDRGNKDQVLLGDAIKWVYMEDK, from the coding sequence ATGGACATTCATAACTTAAAAACCGTTGCTTGTTATAATTCGAGATTGTTGTTGAGAAGTTGGATGTTCCGGCTGTTTTTGTTATTACTTTTTCTGATTGTTATACTTTATCAGGTCTTGGCGCAGACCAATATTTTTTATGGGGTAAATAGTGGATTGGTGACGTTGTCATCTTATCTTCCTCATGAAAATGCTTATCTGTTCACGATCTTACAAATTGTGCCCTTGATCTTTTTGGCAGGGTCTTTTCTTGGGAAAGAGAGGAAGATGGATTCGATGGACACGGTTTACTATCGTCCGGAGAGTAATGCGGATTACGTGGTGGGAATGATGTTGGGATTCACGAAGACTTTTATGACGATGGCGGGAATTTCTCTTGTTATTGGGATGTTGTTGCATATTTTTGCGAGTGAGTCTCCTTTTAATTTCTGGCTCTATCCTTTTTACTGGTTCACGATGATTTTTCCGGCTTTGGTATTTGCCTTGGGTTTCTCTTTCTTCATTCATACATGGGTTCGTCACCGGGGACTTAGTATATTGATTCTTTTGGTGGTATTCGGGGTGTTTCTGTTTCAGTTGGGTAAGGTGCGGGAAGGGCTTTTTGATCCCTTCGGGTTGTCTTTACCGAATGCTTTTTCTGAAGTGACGGGACATCCGGGAATGCCCCTTTATCTCATGCAGCGGGTTTGCTGGTTATTTGTGGGAATGGGGTTTGCTGGATTGGCCGTGTTGATGTTTCAACGTTTGCCGAATCGTCCGGTGAACCGAAAGCGGGTGATGATCGTGGCGGTCGGTTGTTTGGTGCTGGGGGTTCTATTCGGGGGAGTTGTTTACATGGCACGGGAGAACGTGAAGAATATTCGGGAACTTTATGCCGAAACTTATAATAAATATCAAAAATTCCCGAAAGGAAACGTGGTTTCGAATACCTTGGAGGTGGAGCAAAAGGGAAATGTGCTGTCCGGGAAGAGTACCCTTCTTGTTAAAAATCAGGGGGATCAGGAATTATCGGAAATTATTCTTTACCTGAACCCTGCTTTGGTGGTGTCTGCGATAAAAGAAGGTGAGACTGGCGTGGCGTTTGAACGGGAGAATCAAGTGATTCGGGTTGCCCGGAAATTGCTACCCGGTGAGGAGGTGGAATTAACCGTGGAGTATAGTGGTGGAATTGATGAGCGGGTGTGTTATTTGGACGTGGATTTTGATAAATTATTTCAATTGCAGCCCATTCCCGGGCATAGTTCTACCGCGGGAAAGCGGTTTGCTTTTGTCGGGGATGATTTCACGGTGCTTACCCCGGAATGTCTTTGGTATCCGGTAGCCCGACCGTCGGTGAATCCGGCATCCCCGTATGATGTTTTGCCCGATTTTACTTCCTACTCGTTACAGGTGTCATCGACAGATGGGCGAACGGTTATTGCTCCCGGAAAGCGGGAGACGAAAGAAGGGCGTGTCTGTTTTACGGGAGATATTCCTTTGCCTGGGATGGGGCTTTGTATCGGAAATTTTGAAAAGTATGATCTTGTAGTTGATTCGACATTATATGAACTTTATCTTTTTGCGGGGCATGGTAAGCTTTTGCGAGGATTCGAGGAAATTCGTGATTCCATTCCAGCCATCATTCGTGATGCCCGTTATAACGTGGAGGAACAGATGGGGATCACGTATCCTTATTCTCAATTGACTTTGGTGGAGACTCCGGTCTCTTTTTCCGGTTTTGCCCGTCCTAATAAAGGGGGAAGTGAAATGGCCCAGCCCGGAATGTTATTTCTGCCGGAACGGGGGATCGGGATGTGGAATGATTATAAGGCGGAGGTCGCTTTTAGAAAGCGAATGATGCCCGAGATATCGTCTTTTTATAGTTCTACGGAGGATATGCTCAGTAGTGATTTGACTAGATCGTTATCTTCGATGTTTTTGAATGAATATCGTTATAATGTAAACCAAGCAAGTTTGTTATTATATTCGGTTGTTTCGCCTTCTCTCTTGTGGCGTAGCGGGGTTGCCAGTACTAGTGTAGGTAATTTGTACACGATTAGTCCCATGTTTTATGAACAGACTATGGCATTACATTCTGCTGAATATCCGGCAATTAATTCCATACTGACAGATGCGTTAAAGAAATCGAATATGTTTTTTATCTCTTATTCGGAGACGGATCAAGTGGAACGCTTTGCAGGTCGTAGCGTGGGTGATCTTTTTCGTGATCGATTGGATAATCCTTATGAGACGGCGACTTTTTTACACGAGAGAACGAGTGAGTTATTGCGTTTGTTGAGTGTGAAGGATGTTCCCATGGAACAGATTGTGGCGTTTTTGGCGAAGTTCATTCGAGAAAATCGTTTCCGGCAAGTTGAGTTTGATGACATGAACCGGGAGTTTATTCAGGAGTTCGGGGTTGATTGGATGGACGTTTTGCCAAAATGGTACGAGAATCGTAAGGTCCCTGTATTTTTTGTACGGGATTTTAAGGTGGAAAATATCGCTTCCCCAGAAGATGAAGGGAGTAGTCTTTCTGAATTTTCTTTCTCGGGGGATTTCATTATACGCGATCAGGCTAACAGGCGGTCTCTCGTGTCGGTGAGTGTCTTCAATGACAGCGATGTTGATGGGGTCGTTTCTTTTGAGGCTCGTGATATGATATTTTCAGGAACAAGTTCTCGTAGACAAAGCGAACGAGGCGAGAAGGTTGTTACCCGGAATTTTTTAATTGAAGCGGGAACCGGCAAACAGATAGCTGTGGTGATGAAAGGGATAACATCGACGTTCACTACCAATGTATCAAGTAATCTTCCAATCAAGTTTTTTGTTCGTGGGATGACGAATATATCGAGAACAACGGATTCGACCGAGTACGTGAAAGATCTGGATCGTTCTTATTTCATGCCGGCCCCCGGGGAGATTATCGTGGATAACGAGGATGAAAATTTTAAATTGATCTCGCCCTCTTCTCGGAAACGGCTACGAAATCTGATTTCTCCTTTGAGTGAGTCGAAATACGAGATGGGTTCAACTCTCATGATAAGAGAAGGGGTTGAAGTTGTTCCGAGGCACATGATTAGTTCTGAGGCATACGGGTTGAATAAGCTTACTCATGCTTTCATGTTACAGGGGAGTAAAGCGAAGATGGAATGGACTGCCCGGGTTGAACGTGAGGGCGAGTACGAGATTCTGGCGTATATTCCCCCGAAGGTTTTTGCCCATCGGATTGAAGAGCAGGAGAAAGGTGTCCGGGGAAGTGGAATCTTTACTGTTTCGGCTGTTTCTGTTACAGAAACAGAACCGGAAGAGGTAAAGCAATATTATATCGTGGATGTCGGTGGGGAAAAGCAGGAGGTTTCTGTTGATATTAAAGAGCATGTGGGATGGGTTTCTCTGGGGTTATTCCAGTTGCCTGTCGGGGAATGTAAAATCGTGCTGACGGATCGGGGAAACAAGGATCAGGTTCTTCTTGGTGATGCGATCAAGTGGGTTTATATGGAGGATAAATGA